The Salvelinus fontinalis isolate EN_2023a chromosome 7, ASM2944872v1, whole genome shotgun sequence genomic sequence ACTGAATAAatgtaacaaaaataaacaaaaaatatgACTGTTTATCAAGTTCACAATTACATCCTTTACCATTTCCCTAACTTCCCCAGATatgcaccccaccccacccctggCCCTAACCCCACAAAGTATCATCttgctcctcttctccctctgctCAGTAGTGGCctgtggagacaggagggagacatttagacattgaGGCCCCAACCGCTGCGCCACTAGCCGTCAAGTTAACCATGTTAAGCGGTGCAAAGTCTGGTTGACTTACGTGGGGAGTAAGATCGCGAGCGTGAGCGAGATCGGTAGGCCCCTCGACTGTAGTACGGGGACGGAGACCTGCGcctggagagacaacacacaATAAGCATCCACCAACCAACTGCCCCAGTCCTGCTTAGCAACCACTAACTATAAAATCCAGGCCAGGTGTCTCACCTGTAGGACCTGTAGCACTCTCGGTCGTCATAGCGATCGTAGCTGCGGTCATAGCCTTTGTCGTAACCACGTTCACCGCCGCGGTCGTAATCCTTCGAGCTACGGCGAGATGAGCTTGAGCTGGGGCcgccacttcctcctcctcctcctccaccgctgctgctgctgccgctgccaCCACTGGAAAACACACACGGTTAGAGGATTCACTGAATGTACAACATGTGTGTGCATCACGTGGGCCATCCCAGATGCGTGAGTCTAAGAAAGACGGTCACTCACTATGTGGGCCGTCCCATATATATCCCAGGGGTAGGAGTGTGTGGTCGTTTGGTGATGGAGAAATCGACCCTGATCCTCCGTCCATCCAACTCCATTCCATTAGCTCTGTCCTTAGcctgaaacagagagggagggtggaggagtggaacAAAGATGTTTAGAGAAGAGTACTCCCCTTCAACACCATGCTCACTCAAGTTCCGATTCTTCTCTGTTCTTCCCCTGCAatatccccttcctccctccatgcctTCCTACCTCATTGGCGTCCTCTCGGACTTCGAAGTAGACGAAGGCGAAGCCGCGGGAGCGTCGTGACTGCTGGTCGTAGACGATGCTGACGTCAGCCAGGGGGCCGTACTTGGAGAACACGTCTCTCagatctctctctgtggtgtacaGGCTCAGACCAAACACACCCAGGCAGCAGTTCGGGTCCGGGTTGGCCTATAGAGAAGGATTGTGAGAAGGATAGAGGTTGTGTGTGGGGTTTGCCTAAGAGAGTCTCGTctccagaggggtgtgtgtgtgtgtgtacccggtTGCCAATGTGCCTGCGGCGGTTGGACATGGGTGAGTGGCTGTGGCTCCGACGGCGGCGATATTCCCCGCTTCGGGATCGGCTACGGGAACGGCGGCGGTGGGAACGGGAGCGAGAGCGGGAATAATGCCTGCGGGAGCTTCTGTGGGAACGAGACCTGGGGAAAATAAAATAAAGGACATGTTAAGAACATTTAAAGCAGGGTTTCTAACTGCTGGCTGATTTTATTTGGCCACCCCAAGTAAAAATAAAAGTGTttgttattatttaaaaaaattcaacataagactgtaaaaacaccagcgccaagtgattttaattttggaaatctgttccaaagtattcccacgcataatagagatgtATACGTGATCGTATAGAAATATATAATCTCTGTTTGGACTTCttacggtcaatttgcagtctacaaatgatttgtaattatgttccggccccctgaccatccgctcaaaaAAGAAAAGCCCACGGCAGAATCTAGTTGATGGTCCCTGATTTAAAGAGTTTAGAAACAAAAACATGAATAATGCCATAACACAAAAACAACACAAGCTCTATGTGGACctgaacaaaaatacacacaTGTTACCCAGCACCTCCTAAAAGTGTCACCACAAAACCCAAAGCCTCCTTGGAGCTGGGGTTCTTACCTGGACTTGGAGCGAGATCGGGAATGAGACTTAGACCTGGAGTGTCTGGAGCCATCTTTGGAGCGGGCTGGGGAATGGGCCGGGGAGCGGCTGGCAGACTTCCCAGAAGCCCTTGGGCTCACACTCCTGGAAGCGGACCGCGAGTCCTGAACAGGCCAGATACACATAAACACAGTTCAGAATCAGAACACAGAAACggtcaggatagagagagaggaggtacagAAGGAACCTCGCTCAAACCTGCTACAGGCCCCTCATATATTTCAGCTCCAGTAGTGtaagatttcttttttttttttaacatttcatTAACAACAGGTATTTGTTGTAACTAGATCTGCCTGTTACAGGCGACCAGAGGAAATCATATAGGCTTAAAGTAGGTGTTAATCTAGTTTAATCTTAACACAGTTCTATGATGAGCGGATTGTTCTCTTACACTCTAGACAGCGTAGCAGAGTTTAACCTTGCGTTTTGAGGACTAGGTAATGTgtctgagatggaggaacagttGGCATGCATGCTTAAGAAGTGTTTCTCACGCCATCCCTCAGGGAGACCCCAACTGTTGCACATTTCCGTTTTAGTACACCTGATTCAATTTGAGAAAGAGCTTGAGATTTTGTTGAATCAGGTGTACCAGTGGTGGAAGAGAACAAACAGGTGTAATGACTGGGGGTCCTTGAGGGATGGCTTGGAAAACACTGCTTTAgaaaacagaaggagagagggagaaataggattGTAGTAATAACATAGCAGGCTATAGGGAATTAACCATACCCCCGAACACTTCTCATAACTTCATCACTTCTTTAACTTCATAACTTCAAAACAACCATCTCTTTTCTTCTTTCTTCCGTTTCACACCATTTCTGACTTcatttttctctcctcttcccccactTCCTTCCTCCCATTTGATTTCTGCCATTACATCACTCTACCAGTGGACAGCGTGGCCGCTCGCTTCTGCCAGCTTCATTTTACATTAGCATGCATCAACACCATCAGCTTCATCAAATATGCCCTTTAACAACTTCAAACTTCATATCTGAAACTTCTTCCGCCATTTTGCTTCTTCCCAACTCAACCTTAACGAAAAACAGACAAGGATGATAAAAAGGGTTGGTTTTTTAAAATTTTTATAAGAGCTACAGAGgtcaaaatgtgcaaaaaccAGGCTCGTAACACTCAAATCAGACTAAATAAGTTGTCTCACCTGAAAAGCATTAAATCAAAGCAATGTTAAGGAAATATGTATATTGATTTCTCTGAAATGCACAACATCAGAATATGATGAATGAAGACTTGAAAAGTTATCAAATTATGGTGTTCTTTAATCCTAGTCCGAGGGTCACACAAggagtgcaggcttttgttccagccagtACTAGCACATCTGGTTTATCAAGCCCTTGGACCAAGATTGAAGAACTGCTATAATAAATCTGAGTAAGGGTTTAAAGTAAATTAGCTACTCCCTTCAATGCTCCACTCAGTATAACATTTGTTTATGTGTGATTTAAAACAAAAATGGCTTTTGCAGGACCATTACAGTGCAACTAAATATAGGACTAACAACTTTAGAAGACAGTACTCTCACATGGGTGGTGCCATGTGGAAGAGCTTGATACATTGTAACTGACTAATAAATAGCTAGAGTTTATGCCGGATAATGTGATATAACCAAAGATTGTTGATGTCCATTACTGGTCAATAGAGAAATGCCCCATACAAACCGCCGCCATAGGTTTTTCAACGAACCTGTTCTTGGTGATACTTTTTCACTGAATCGAGAACAAAGAAAGTACCTTTAAAAAATCTGTTTCAAATTGCCGGCGGCTCTACAAAAACCAGCGAAAACTAAAGATAGTAAATCCATGTTCTGTACCGCGCAAGATGGTTCCTCGCCAGCTTAGCTGCCACATATCTAGGATTTCCCAGCATCTTTTCAGAAACTAGTAGTTTCTATGCAACGCGGCCATGTGTAGAAGTAGATGACAGCGCATTATATTGTGCGACCAAAACAAAGAACTACACACATGCTAGAAGCATATCCCACTCCATACAAAACATGGATTTAGATTTTTCTGAATGTGTGTTTTTGTAGAACCATCTGCAACTGACATTTCTAAGATACTTTTTTCGTTCTCGAGTTGGTGGAAAAAGTATTGCCAAGAACAGGTCAGTTGAAAAATCTATGGTGGCAGTTTGTATGCACACACTTCAACAGGGCAGAAGTCCGTGTTGTTGAGATTCTGGATGGCCATTGGTCAGATTGCTAGCAACAATAAAAAGatgctgccatgtggggaattgtAGGTTGTCATTGCtaccatgtcttgttttaacTCATGTCACGCCTACgctaatatggctaaaattccctagctaaccaacaactgtaacgatgcatgagagacaagtgctcattgtgcaaatatatttatgttttcaataaacagtgGAGACGAAATATAGTTcagatgttgtcaacaatctatagGCTGGTTTATACTTTGTCTATCAACATGTCTTTAGACAATTTGAATACGAAGAGTGTCGCTAGTCAAAACACTTAATTTATACCCCGTAGACATAGCAGCGCGAAGATATtgtatatttcaaaaaaatatatacaatttgCCCTTGCTACAGCGGTCCGCCAATACAGTACTAGTAAAggcctagtgcactacttctgtggAAAAAATCTCTctcatatataaaaatatatatatataaaaaaagacaGATTAATAAATTTGAACTTTGACCCCGTGGCTGCCGTTGTCATGGTTACCCGACAGAGCACAAATTCTTAAACTCTCCAGTAGAATGACCTGCTTTTATTTCGTCACACTCACAaccgtaagctattttctgtaattctCTCGCAATTAATTTGTAAATAATTATCTTGTTTATTTTCTTGTAATAATGTAGGGTGTTCACTCACTGCTCTAGAATgaagtgaaatagagaaattCAAGAGAGTGCTACTAAAGTAATGTCTAAATGTAGTTTCCTGTCATTATGAATCACATTCAACTAATCAGATTGTTCTCTACAATATATATATAGACCCAATCGACGTTTAAAGATAGTGCCATTCTGCCTACAGCGCAGTGACAGCGTTCTATTGAGCAGCGACCACTTTTTGACCATGGCCATAATGACATTCTATTCACTCTAATCATTCTAATTTCTCTGAGTAAATAGTCTAACTTGTGAATGATATGGTAGAAACAGTTTGAACTATTGAATCAATTCTCTATTGAATACATCTCTTTTTTATAAACATTGAATAAGATCATTTTATGGGTGTACACCCTAAGTAATGAATATAAATGAGCTTTATTTAAGACATTGTCAGCTATGATATGGTcgttatttgaactggctagccagctagaAACGAACAAAAACATTGTTTATAAAGTTAATTTTAGCTGCCTGGTTTGCCAGATTGAAATATACTGTATTACATTTTTAAAcagatgggtttattggtgttaaaatacggcagttatgctattttggaccacaAGGCAGCCTGTCATTTTTGTGTTTGTTGTCATGAAGCCTGCCATGTTTGCATTTCTACTTTTTCATAACAACAAAATTGATGTCAGACAACAATCGGATTTTCATTATGTCACTGCAACAACTTGTCTACATGCATGACGATAGACCAACTGTAAACCAGCCTTAAAATTAAGCCAACCCCTTCTATTTCGCCCCATAGTTGCGCACGCGTCAGTTTTGTCGCAAAACAACCACCCGTCTATTGGTGTCTATGTGAAACACCCAGTTAAGTCGACCGGCACTGACTTTTTTTCCCCCCCTTATGGTAAACGGCACGAGTGAAccatcttcatttatccaccattTTTCGTTATGTCACATTATCTGGCGTGCAATCTGTAATTAGCTAAGTGACTGCAGCAGTAAGTGATGACGAAGTTTAACATTCTAGCCGTAAACCACTTCGCTAGTTAGCTACTAATCTATAGTTAGTTATATATTGCATTCACCTGCAACGATGAGTAAATGTACATTGGTAACTGTTTCTCGCCAGCAGTTTCAGTAGACTCGTTAATTCAAAATGTAACGTTACTTGAGGTGAATTAGCTAACGTTAAAACAGCTGCAAACCACTTGGACTGATTGGACTAACATATGCTAGCGTTAAGTTGCAAGATACACTGAATAAAAAGACACCAATGTTAACATAAATGAGTAACTGGACATTAAATTAGAAAATATAAACGGTACAAAATCCATACAGTCGATGCAAATCAATGCTATTAACTACATCATGGTTGTGCTAACTATCGTTAGCCGCCTAGCTAGGCTAGGGCAAAATGGCGTCGTTGTCTGCTCATTTTAGGGCAAGAATAGATCTTCGGTAGTTCGTGGTTGATTATACGCACCCGCTCGCCAAAATCCTTTTCGTTGTCGCTCATTTCTTGTCGATAGAAACTTAAACGATATATAATTAACTGGTTTATTATAGTTTACTAATATGTTATCAAGTGAAGCGAAACACTGCTACTCGCCTCCGTTTCTTTAGCGCCGCATTCACTGACGCATGAGTAAGATAAAAGCGGATGTGACGCTTGAACAACCACAGTGAGTAGACGGGAAAGTCTAAACCATGCAAATTTTTTAAaatatcatacgttttgcaaattcgtaatcGATTGTAGGTTTCACAAATTCGTAAGATAatgtacgttttgcaaattcctAACATATAAaacgaattgtaatttgtaacatatcattgatggacatccacaaattagtACATAAAATGCGAAATCTCAGATTTATCTCGGATTTATGTACAGAATGGTGCGAAGtcctctgagaccaggttggtttATTACATTTCCAAATGACTCTTATTGCTGTCTCCCTTGCCCAAATCAGTTACTGTTATATTGTTACACGTAGTCTCTGACATTGCTAATTCTGATCTTTCTTAATTTcaacttttttttggggggggggggttatgtgtattgtttttttttattattattgctaggtattaggcctactgccctgttggagctagaaacgcaagcatttcgctgcacctgcgataacatctgcaaatctgtgtgtacccaaccaataaaatttgatttgataaaaaatatatatatattttttttttaaaggaaagtcTAAACCAGAAAACACAAAACAGACAACATAAATACATaagacatgtaaaaaaaaatcagatgaggacatatatacatttttaacaCGTAGGTCAACACATTGCACATAAACATGTTGCTGTTGGATAAAAATTGTTATCTGTAATGATGCAGGCCTATTGACTGTGCATCATGTTACGGAGTTCTAATGTGGGATCGTTAATGGTATTCATTGCTCTGCTTTGAACATGTCAATAAAAGGAATAGCCTAATgagcaaataaaaaataaaaatatataaaccaGATAGAAAGAGTAGCCTAATTTGGCGGAAAACCGGTCTCCCTCCAAAAGGTGGCGTTTTTTTCGTTGTTTCGCCCACTATGCAAGTTTTTGTATGGTCAACGAATGGTTCATTTGCTGCCTGAGGTCTATTTGATCGAATAGACGTTTGGAATGCTTAAATTGTTACGAGTGTACCGATATTAGTAGGCCTCGGAGAttgctatgcatattcatgttaTAAGGCTAGTAGTGTATCCCGCCATTGAATACCCGAGATTGACGTCATCAACCCTCATCAAATACTCAAAAACGGATTACAATAACGAGATGtctccaccaatccaaagaaaagCGGGAGCTAGACAGCCCAcagtgccgctttgtggacaacgacaTTGTTAGGGTAGAGAGACGtatatcttgtcagtatatccattatATTTAGGGATGCCCCAAGGATCCAGGATAGCACTAAACGTGTTGATTCAGAgataaactatacaaaataattcaacaacaaaaatatttacaattttttttacaaaatgttcGTTTTTCCAGCTGGATTAACATTATTGACCCTTCATTAAACGACAGGGGCAATGCTCAGGATGAAATAATGTAAAGTTCACTCCTGATAATCAAAATGTTCAGGTTTAGTGCAGGCACTAAGTCGTTGCATTTACCAGGGAGTGAAACTAAGAAAATACGTTTGACTGCATTTAAAACTGATACCAACGTACCACAACTGACCATGGTCTTAATCAGTAGAGGACAACCTCTGTTTGAGATACTTTTTTAAtagaaaacaaatgtagacatacagtatctatGTACAACTCTTGGTTCGGAAATCTAACTTTGTTTTATGAAACATTCTTCACCAACATAACTTTACAAAAGAAAAACAACATGTCAAGAGAAACCATTTCTTCAGCaaaatttctgtaaaaaaaaatattgaaacaGGAGTCGTTGTAAACTgcgcactggtgtgtgtgtgagtaagcgAGAGAGAACCCATGTTTCACTTACCTAATTGGGGGCATTTGAGACTTCTTTGTTTGTGTCTGGCGTTTAAAGAAAATCTTTGTTTGTGGCTGGTATTTGAGCAAATTCTTTGTGTCTGTTTTGGCAGCTTTGTTTATCCCCCTCTTCTTGGGCTTGCAACTACAGTGTGATTTATTTTCCTATTGTGTTTTGCGCTTCTAAGATGGTTCATTGTTCTTTTTTGGGATGTTTGAGCAAGTTTCTTTATTGTCTTTCCTTTTGGTTCTTCAGCGGGTGTTTTCCAATGGGCCagcaaagtcctgaggagacatGGGGGAACAGTGAGACATGGGCAGATGTTTTTCCTGGTCAAGTCATGTGGTCAAGGAAAGACTCTGGGCACTACTAATCAGCAGGAACAACTCTGGGCCCTGTACATGAGGAGGAGAGCAAGACATATTTTTTAGTTTATAAGCAGATGTTCAAAGACATCTGGAGGACTAGAGGattactaaacactaaacactgacGTCTGTCCTCTGTAGTAGCCTCTGTCTTTGCACGTTGTGGTTGGTCAGATGCAGAACGTTATACAGTAGCATGTAAAAGTTtggacatctactcattcaagggtttttctttatttttactattttctacattgtagaataatagtaaagacatcaaaactatgaaataacacatggaataatgtagtaatctTGACCGCATTgctaccaaagcattctgcagcgatacgccatcccatctagcttgtgggactatcacttgttttaaaacaggacaatgatccaaaacacacctccaggctgtgtaagggctatttgaccaaggaggagagtgatggtgctgcatcagatgacctggcctccacaatcacctaacctgaacccaattgagatggtttgggatgagttggaccgtagagtgaaggaaaagcggcCAACAAGTGCATAgaatatgtaggaactccttcaagacggttggaaaagcattcctcatgaagctggttgagagaatgccaagagtgtgcaaagctgtcaaagcaaAGGCTGGCAACTTTCaataatctaaaatctaaaatatattttgacttgtttaagattttttttggttacaacatgattctatttgtgttatttcatatattttttgtatatctattctacaatgtaaaaaatagtaaaaataaagaaaatcccttgaatgggtaggtgtgtccaaacttttgactggtactgtatgtcttagGGACGTTTCTGCTGAATGGACACATAAGGGATTAGGGAAGGGATATCTTCTGCTACCTCTCTTATCAACTGAGGTGCATGAGGACAATGGAACCAACGCGTTTCGGCTTTTGGCTTTCAGGGTTTTTACAGAATTAAAACAGAATGTGGCTTTTATACATTTCATGAGAGGTTAGGAACATTCGGGTAATTCTGACCTCATAGGGATCATTTTTGCATTATACTGGCAAGCTTTTATGTTGTTTAAAAGACACTCATGGCTTCGGTTGGTCAGAGGAGGTCTTAGGGGTTGGGGTCTGTGTCTGGCTGAGGGGGTTGTGGACTGGAGGTCTCAGGGGTTGGGGTCTGGTCTGTGTCTGGCTGAGGGGGTTGTGGACTGGAGGTCTGAGGGGTTGGGGTCTGGTCTGTGTTTGATGGTTCAGTCGTCGAGGAAACTTCTCTTCTCCTGCCTCTGTCTGATTCCATTCTGTTCTCCGCACCCTGGAACACACACATCATCACATCAACTACACTCAtaacattttgtgtgtgtgtgtgtgtgtgtgtgtgtgtgtacacgtaccCTGTTGCCGATGTGCCTGTGGCGGTTGGATATGGGGGAATGGCTGTGGCTCCGATGCAAACGATATTCTGCTGCAGTTCTGGCAACATGGAACTAGTCACCCCCAGGCTGTAGTGGGTTTTAAATGTGCTTTCAGGACAGCGCTGTCTCCAAAACTCCCATCCCAGAAAGGACTGGACAATGTTACATGCAGACACATTAGTCTTCAGGATAATAGCCAGGAACAGCTCTGTCCTCTGGTTGATGATATCCTTGCCCTCTGATGACGTCCTGTTTTGGATAGAGCATGACAGAAGATCAAATACAAAGAAATGATGAATACTCGTTCATAACTTTGATGTGCTCCCACTGTGATTTagtaaccctttacactcgtacctgtatacgggttgaaaatgtaaagcagtggctgtacagtaacatgctataaatgacatcagagctcaggctctgtgcttcacagcgctgtatgggttttgactgacagctgttCTGAACTTCAGCACCGGAAGCGACAAGAAGTTGACACCAACCCTCCCGCTAGTTGGGCAACTTTTGCACATTTCTTGTTATtggagtgagggaaatgctgtaaattaaaagtctatattttgaaagatgagatgtTCAGGATTATAAAAAATACCAATTTGATGTCATAGAAGCAAACCAAACATCCAAATGTGCACTTCGCATTTCCATATCACAAAACTCATGTCATATATAGTGTCAACGCTTATGATCACTAtgcttgatgtacagttacaagaatgacatggcgtcataccctggattgttctgaacagaattagactgtttgtctattgtgaagaaaattGGCTTCAGAACacactcatgactcctttctatcTGCACCAACATTTATCTGAATTGccctgtgaaagcctaacaccgtaagatcatattttataacttagccAGTCATGtaggcaatagaacaagctttccacctgacccagattcaATTTATAATGGGCGGTTTTTGGGTAAGCAACAACACAAATTGAAAAAAAAAGACTCTTccagtcataaaagtgcattgaaattacttgggaactgtgcacactttggagatgTGTGTGGCCACTTGGTCCTCTTACTCAAATCCTTGTAATgtttttgtcttatgttgcacctaccacACATTCtccaggaatattcttatcatATTACTGAATGTCTCCAGAAtattttcagattttgttatCAACAAATGCAGCGAAAAGTACAGTGAATGTCAAATGCACAAAATCAACAGTGtattgtttggattcagtcttgtgtcaggtgaactatTGTGTCCTCAACTTTGGTCTAATAACTATCCCATATTCTCCAAACTGTTCCTTTCCAATTGCTACCATGCTTTGCTTATTTCTTCTGTATGAAACATTtaaatttagccctatccatataggccaattcccacaagtgtaaaggttaagatcaaatcaaatcaaatttatatagcccttcttacatcagctgatatctcaaagtgctgtacagaaacccagcctaaaactccaaacagcaagcaatgcaggtgtagaagcacggtggctaggaaaaactccctagaaaggccaaaacctaggaagaaacctagagagaaccaggctatgaggggtggccagtcctcttctggctgtgccgggtggagattataacagaacatggccaagatgttcaaatgttcataaatgaccagcatggtcaaataataataatcacagtagttgtcgagggtgcaacaagtcagcaccccaggagtaaatgtcagttggcttttcatagccgatcattaagagtatctctactgctc encodes the following:
- the LOC129859710 gene encoding transformer-2 protein homolog beta-like isoform X1, translated to MSDNEKDFGERDSRSASRSVSPRASGKSASRSPAHSPARSKDGSRHSRSKSHSRSRSKSRSRSHRSSRRHYSRSRSRSHRRRSRSRSRSGEYRRRRSHSHSPMSNRRRHIGNRANPDPNCCLGVFGLSLYTTERDLRDVFSKYGPLADVSIVYDQQSRRSRGFAFVYFEVREDANEAKDRANGMELDGRRIRVDFSITKRPHTPTPGIYMGRPTYGGSGSSSSGGGGGGGSGGPSSSSSRRSSKDYDRGGERGYDKGYDRSYDRYDDRECYRSYRRRSPSPYYSRGAYRSRSRSRSYSPRHY
- the LOC129859710 gene encoding transformer-2 protein homolog beta-like isoform X2, with the protein product MCIWPVQDSRSASRSVSPRASGKSASRSPAHSPARSKDGSRHSRSKSHSRSRSKSRSRSHRSSRRHYSRSRSRSHRRRSRSRSRSGEYRRRRSHSHSPMSNRRRHIGNRANPDPNCCLGVFGLSLYTTERDLRDVFSKYGPLADVSIVYDQQSRRSRGFAFVYFEVREDANEAKDRANGMELDGRRIRVDFSITKRPHTPTPGIYMGRPTYGGSGSSSSGGGGGGGSGGPSSSSSRRSSKDYDRGGERGYDKGYDRSYDRYDDRECYRSYRRRSPSPYYSRGAYRSRSRSRSYSPRHY
- the LOC129859712 gene encoding uncharacterized protein LOC129859712 isoform X2; amino-acid sequence: MTGPSHCMVYTVPAAFQLAFAFCCGGTFYWRSNCLDDWIVCPIQGTSHNGHEDPLEPHLSSGPYPKQGEDSPEPSRKVLIYTWDTAASGCSGHHRRMALEKDREEPLRKAKTAENGRSFSWEKVLAWGKKTAPSILRCLRALFTKPERVRTSSEGKDIINQRTELFLAIILKTNVSACNIVQSFLGWEFWRQRCPESTFKTHYSLGVTSSMLPELQQNIVCIGATAIPPYPTATGTSATGVRRTEWNQTEAGEEKFPRRLNHQTQTRPQPLRPPVHNPLSQTQTRPQPLRPPVHNPLSQTQTPTPKTSSDQPKP
- the LOC129859712 gene encoding uncharacterized protein LOC129859712 isoform X3 → MSIDSTLMRARLPQVLIYTWDTAASGCSGHHRRMALEKDREEPLRKAKTAENGRSFSWEKVLAWGKKTAPSILRCLRALFTKPERVRTSSEGKDIINQRTELFLAIILKTNVSACNIVQSFLGWEFWRQRCPESTFKTHYSLGVTSSMLPELQQNIVCIGATAIPPYPTATGTSATGVRRTEWNQTEAGEEKFPRRLNHQTQTRPQPLRPPVHNPLSQTQTRPQPLRPPVHNPLSQTQTPTPKTSSDQPKP